The Leucoraja erinacea ecotype New England unplaced genomic scaffold, Leri_hhj_1 Leri_1067S, whole genome shotgun sequence DNA segment TTTTGCGCTCTAACGCCACATTATTTCACATCATCTTTATGGACTGTGTACGAGTGGATTGACAGTTTTCTAACGCCGCTGCTTCCGATCGCACTGATCCTGGTGTTTAACGCTCTGACTGTCAGGAACATTGTCACAGCCAATCGCCTCCGCAAAGGACTCCGCGCCAACAGCAAGGGAGAGAACCGCGCTGACCCAGAGGCGGAGAACAGGAGGAAATCCATCATCTTACTCTTTGCTTTGTCTGCTAATTTTATACTGATGTGGGTCACCTATGTTGTACATTCCTTAACCTGGCCGGTTGTAAACTATAATTATACGGACAAAAACCTTAGTAATCCCATCTACATTGTCCAACAGACTGGATTCATGCTGAACCTTCTCAGTTCATGTACTAACACGTGTATTTATGCTCTAACCCAGGCTAAATTCAGGGAGGAGTTGAAGAATGGGGTAAGATATCCATTCAttcaaattataaaattatttaaacaataatATAAAACCAATCTTGAACTAGAGTTTGAAATTAGCATTCCATTTATCATCCTGTATCCTTGGGACTGTTTCATAATTTTACACAGTTTTTAAACTTCATCAGTCATTGCTTATGATGTACCAGACTGCCGACAACACTGACATTGAATCACCGTCCCAGCTGATTGTCTTCCATATTTTTCCCATTACAAACGTAGATTATTCCCGCCACTAAATGTCTCCTCCATACATCCCCGCTGAAGCACATTAGTATGTCTTTTTGCTAACTTTCATTTGCGATCTCCTTGAATTTTTGCATTACCAAATCTTATCTTCATTGTCCTTGATGACCTAAAGCTTCTATTATGGAAGATAAATAGGCCTCCGACCTAATGCAGTCAAATTGGATCAGTAGA contains these protein-coding regions:
- the LOC129715233 gene encoding probable G-protein coupled receptor 139, whose amino-acid sequence is MAIVILRRGKCGLSKCITRYLVAMSAADLLLVVLNVILNRINNIHFPVTFLFVTPICAIKVVLLAAAIDCSVWFTVAFTFDRYVAICCQKLKPRYCTQQTAVVVLGAVSAVGCLRCIPWYFVFVPSVIIDNVPWFCALTPHYFTSSLWTVYEWIDSFLTPLLPIALILVFNALTVRNIVTANRLRKGLRANSKGENRADPEAENRRKSIILLFALSANFILMWVTYVVHSLTWPVVNYNYTDKNLSNPIYIVQQTGFMLNLLSSCTNTCIYALTQAKFREELKNG